The Camelus dromedarius isolate mCamDro1 chromosome 31, mCamDro1.pat, whole genome shotgun sequence DNA segment GAATAAAAGTCCTCGAGTATCAAGGCAGCTTTCCACTTCTGAAACAAGTAGCACAAATCCCAAAAGGCCTAAACTCAGTGATGGAATCATAGGGGGACATTCTTTAGCTTTGTCCCCTTCAGGTATCTTTCATACAGTGACTACTCAGCAAAGCACATCCTCAAACAATGTTCATGCCTCATTAAGCCATGTTCAGAATGGAGAAGCTTTTCCAAAGGACAGTGACCATTGTAAGCCTGTAAGTCCTTTTAGGGAAAATGGACTGCCAAAAACAGACTTTTTGAGCCTAGCAAGTCAAAACAAGATTGTTGATCCCACGAAAGGAAATCTGATTGTATTACTTGATGACTTTTACTACGGACAGCACACTGGAGACGGGCAGCCGGAACAGAAGACTCACACAACCTTTAAATGCCCCAGCTGCTTGAAAGTTCTAAAAAATGTCAAGTTTATGAACCACATGAAGCACCATTTAGAACTTGAGAAGCAGAAAGGTGACAGCTGGAAAAACCACACCACCTGCCAGCACTGTCATCGCCAGTTTCCTACTCCCTTCCAGCTGCAGTGTCACATTGAGAGTGTCCACACTGCCCAGGAGCCCTCTGTGGTCTGTAAAATTTGTGAATTGTCCTTTGAAACAGATCAGGTTCTCTTACAGCACATGAAGGACAATCACAAGCCTGGCGAAATGCCCTATGTGTGTCAGGTTTGCAGTTACAGATCGTCAGCCTTTGTGGATGTGGAAATACATTTCAGAACATGCCATGAAAACACTAAGAATTTGCTTTGCCCTTTTTGtctcaaaattttcaaaactgcaacACCATACATGTGTCATTATAGAGGACACTGGGAAAAGATTATTCACCAGTGTTCCAAATGCCGACTACAGTTTTTAACTTTCAAGGAGAAAATGGAGCACAAGACCCAGTGTCATCAAATGTTTAAGAAACCGAAGCAACTAGAAGGATTGCCTCCTGAAACAAAAGTTGTCATTCAAGTGTCACTGGGACCCCTTCAGCCAGGATCAGTGGAAGTGGCGTCTGTTACTGTGAGCACATCTGATTCTGAACCATCACCCCCCAGATCTAAAAGTAGAATTCCAAAAAAGCCCTGTTAATTCTACTTTCAGTAAATCTGAAGCAACTATTGCAACCATagaaacaaaaaatccaaaacataacatttttcaaaagcattaaaTATGGCGAAACCAATGGatcatttatgaattttttttaattcatgaaatACAATGTTGTTTGATCTTAATTTtgagatgttattttaaaatatattacctGGTTTTCATATAAATGTCTGATTTACCACATAAAagatgtttgtgtatgtgtacgtgagagaaagaaaaaagtgaaaacctatttattattttggtatttcatgttatttgtaattttgaaagCTCTTCTATATATATAGAatctgtagaatttttttttaacaactgaactttattttcagctttttccaTGCCTTGAAGATTTCAGTATTAACTATAGCCAGAGTGGAATGGCTTTGTCATGTTGTGGTCCTGTGTGCTGCTGAACTCCCAAAAGTGCCTGTGTTGTGCTGACCTGAGATTGCCTGGCTCTGAGAGCCTGGGTGTGGAGAAGCTGGGGGAGAAGCTGCTGCATGAATGGGGCCCAGAAACTGGGAGTTTAGTCAGTGGAGAGCAGTGACTCCTTGTCCCAGTTGAGGAAGAGGAATACATTTACCTCAGGCTTGGAGCCAAAGCAGAAGGAACACTGTCTCAAGAGTATCTTTACTTAGCCCAGAACATCCCAGGAAGCCAAACCATTAAAGTAAAATGCCTGTGTTTGGTGAGGGGCCCCTGCAGGCGTCAAGCAGGTGCTGCATATCATTGGCTTCAGATGGAGAAGCAGAGATAATAGAATGGAGCCTGGTGCCAGTGGACCTCCTGTTGAGTGATCAGAAGGGGAATTTGATTTGGTCCCTCCTCCGTCCCTCCTGGCTGGTCTTTAGTCAGAATGAACTAGCCACATCTGTTTCAGCCACAGCAGTAAAGGAAGTAAAGGTTCCCATGGAGAATAAGCCCTGACATCCATAGTTAGAGCTGCCCTGGACCcatagttt contains these protein-coding regions:
- the ZNF280B gene encoding zinc finger protein 280B; amino-acid sequence: MEPPCMLCEEEQEPEPQKSIEETKPVDDEDAELIFVGVEHVNEDAELIFVGMTSNSKPVVSNILNRVTPGSCSRRKKYGHFRKDNAKKLRPVSHVTPTSEAVTVLPVSDSESRSTDSPVIIEPLSKPDYKNNSPQVVPNSSLELHSPLIACTSSLQHPVGTALSAGGMNKSPRVSRQLSTSETSSTNPKRPKLSDGIIGGHSLALSPSGIFHTVTTQQSTSSNNVHASLSHVQNGEAFPKDSDHCKPVSPFRENGLPKTDFLSLASQNKIVDPTKGNLIVLLDDFYYGQHTGDGQPEQKTHTTFKCPSCLKVLKNVKFMNHMKHHLELEKQKGDSWKNHTTCQHCHRQFPTPFQLQCHIESVHTAQEPSVVCKICELSFETDQVLLQHMKDNHKPGEMPYVCQVCSYRSSAFVDVEIHFRTCHENTKNLLCPFCLKIFKTATPYMCHYRGHWEKIIHQCSKCRLQFLTFKEKMEHKTQCHQMFKKPKQLEGLPPETKVVIQVSLGPLQPGSVEVASVTVSTSDSEPSPPRSKSRIPKKPC